In Cydia splendana chromosome 25, ilCydSple1.2, whole genome shotgun sequence, a single genomic region encodes these proteins:
- the LOC134802767 gene encoding uncharacterized protein LOC134802767, which yields MARERLEKLSAHVALVLLRVCFAVPKLMYFLRTVPTWLHPVQMDSFDCDLREFVESLLNVALNPEQWDLASLPIRSGGLGVRRVRDVSLPAFLASASGVVDLVTRILSPNGNRVSIPYAADALAAWMALNPNAPRPEKPDVQRLWDDVGVKRIVEGLIENAVGADRARLLAGSAPESGAWLQALPSPHLGTLLDNDSMRVAVALRLGCDVCVPHLCICGTMVESNGHHALSCGRCAGRFPRHHALNDLVRRALVSANVPCMLEPPGLSRSDGKRPDGLTLVPWQRGKCLLWDATCVSTFAASHIGRTVRAAGAAAEVAALRKREKYAELDGYLFVPLAVETAGCWCSEAREFFKEVGNRLRDRGLDPRSGSFLVQRLSIAIQRGNAASVLGTFAPGMTRGGIFD from the coding sequence ATGGCAAGGGAGAGATTAGAGAAACTGTCAGCGCATGTTGCTCTCGTGCTGTTGCGGGTCTGCTTTGCTGTTCCCAAGCTCATGTACTTTTTGCGCACAGTACCGACTTGGCTTCACCCTGTGCAAATGGACTCCTTTGACTGTGATTTGAGGGAGTTTGTTGAGTCCTTGCTTAATGTGGCTCTAAATCCAGAACAATGGGACCTGGCATCCTTGCCCATTCGGAGTGGTGGTCTGGGGGTGCGGCGCGTGCGGGATGTGAGTCTACCGGCATTCTTGGCATCGGCGAGTGGGGTCGTGGATCTTGTTACTCGAATTTTATCTCCTAATGGTAACAGGGTATCCATACCTTACGCTGCTGATGCTTTGGCGGCTTGGATGGCTCTCAATCCGAACGCGCCCCGACCCGAGAAGCCGGACGTACAACGGCTATGGGACGATGTTGGAGTCAAGAGGATTGTCGAGGGTCTGATAGAGAACGCAGTGGGGGCGGATAGGGCGAGGCTGCTGGCGGGGTCCGCACCAGAATCGGGGGCGTGGTTGCAAGCGCTTCCATCTCCGCATTTGGGCACCCTCCTTGACAACGATTCGATGCGGGTGGCGGTGGCTCTTCGCCTGGGCTGCGATGTGTGTGTTCCTCACCTATGCATCTGCGGTACTATGGTGGAGAGCAACGGCCACCACGCTTTGAGTTGTGGTCGATGTGCAGGGAGATTCCCACGCCATCACGCTCTTAACGATCTGGTCCGGAGGGCGCTTGTTTCCGCGAATGTTCCATGCATGCTTGAGCCCCCAGGCCTTAGCCGGTCGGATGGTAAGAGGCCTGACGGTTTGACGCTGGTGCCTTGGCAGAGAGGAAAGTGCTTGCTTTGGGACGCTACATGCGTCAGCACTTTTGCTGCATCGCACATTGGCCGCACCGTGAGGGCAGCAGGGGCAGCTGCTGAGGTGGCGGCGCTGAGAAAACGGGAGAAGTACGCGGAATTGGACGGCTATTTGTTTGTGCCTCTGGCGGTCGAAACGGCTGGTTGTTGGTGCTCAGAGGCTAGAGAGTTTTTTAAGGAGGTTGGGAACCGTTTGCGAGATAGAGGCCTGGATCCCCGCTCCGGGTCATTCCTGGTgcagaggttgtccatcgcgaTTCAGCGCGGTAATGCGGCGAGCGttttgggcacctttgcgccggggatGACGCGGGGTGGGATATTTGACTGA